The Candida albicans SC5314 chromosome 5, complete sequence genome includes a region encoding these proteins:
- the MRV4 gene encoding Mrv4p (Protein of unknown function; Spider biofilm induced), producing the protein MSPQAVTASIIRGSQVVVTTIIFAVSIKALAVLGIYYDKSKPTFYITVVAALDIIYFCYTLLLTPLVFKNSSPSIIPTASEFILYTLNLAASCISTINSPTVLCDEFYYSDTIDLCHIHQCLHGFSVTNWVLFTISFMMILYCTFIPEIKRHGVKHTLSPSQFYISCIIIDDNPKSIEVIASESASLDEANIHDESEIGMAPTVYATNNTSSLDANNAIVDSNLESSEDEKSIQKIPIEAVYEKTDISKPYASKKK; encoded by the coding sequence ATGTCGCCACAAGCTGTTACTGCTTCCATTATCAGGGGTTCTCAAGTAGTTGTAACTACTATTATCTTTGCTGTTTCTATTAAGGCTTTGGCTGTGCTTGGAATTTATtatgataaatcaaaaccTACATTTTATATCACAGTTGTTGCTGCACTTGATATCATCTATTTTTGCTACACTCTATTGTTGACTCCATTAGTATTCAAAAATTCCTCTCCCTCTATTATACCTACTGCAAGTGAGTTCATTCTATACACACTTAATCTTGCTGCTCTGTGTATTCTGACTATAAACTCCCCAACAGTGCTTTGTGATGAATTCTATTACTCAGATACTATTGACTTGTGTCATATTCACCAATGCTTACATGGATTTTCTGTTACCAATTGGGTCTTATTCACCATTAGTTTTATGATGATTTTGTATTGTACTTTTATCCCAGAAATTAAAAGACACGGAGTCAAACATACATTATCTCCGTCGCAGTTTTATATTAGCTGTATAATTATTGACGACAATCCAAAATCTATAGAAGTAATTGCAAGTGAAAGTGCAAGTTTAGATGAAGCTAATATTCACGACGAATCAGAAATTGGTATGGCTCCAACAGTATATGCTACAAATAATACTAGTAGTTTAGATGCTAACAATGCAATTGTTGATTCTAATTTAGAGTCTTCCGAAGAcgaaaaatcaattcaaaaaattccaattgaAGCTG
- the MRV5 gene encoding Mrv5p (Planktonic growth-induced gene): MGFTGFFRILQFIFNIICLALCAAHFRPAKAFALGVSSANMIYNIYTLFIVPQMEQKTFAVLILVAELAFPILYLTSCIILVVKTKADYVTSWTVNFTSQYDKYRDVPYSTVAMAAGIFGLVCSFWFGFTCFAFFKYTYFPICRNGKGFKSLFEVYVFKFGCVVYNKDKSNNYRNSKDLEKSDPQKISNKGTTLDTAVLSSNDTLEAEEKSPI; the protein is encoded by the coding sequence ATGGGATTCACCGGTTTTTTCAGAATActtcaattcattttcaacatCATTTGCCTTGCTCTTTGTGCAGCACATTTTAGACCAGCAAAAGCATTTGCTTTGGGAGTCAGCTCGGCTAATATGATTTATAACATCTATACATTGTTCATTGTGCCGCAAATGGAGCAAAAAACGTTTGCTGTTTTGATTCTTGTTGCAGAGCTAGCTTTCCCAATTCTATACCTTACTTCCTGTATAATTTTGGTGGTTAAAACTAAAGCTGATTATGTCACGAGTTGGACCGTCAACTTTACACTGCAGTATGATAAGTACAGGGATGTTCCTTATAGCACTGTTGCGATGGCTGCAGGGATATTTGGACTTGTTTGTCtgttttggtttggtttcACTTGCTTTGCGTTTTTTAAATATACTTATTTTCCTATTTGCCGCAATGGCAAAGGGTTCAAGTCCTTGTTTGAGGTCTACGTGTTTAAATTTGGCTGTGTTGTTTACAACAAAGATAAAAGTAATAATTATCGAAACCTGAAAGACCTCGAAAAAAGTGATCCACAAAAAATTCTGAACAAAGGGACAACATTAGATACTGCCGTATTGTCCTCCAATGACACTTTAGAGGCAGAAGAGAAAAGCCCTATTTGA